In one window of Microcaecilia unicolor chromosome 9, aMicUni1.1, whole genome shotgun sequence DNA:
- the RESF1 gene encoding retroelement silencing factor 1 translates to MDWNRRPEQNGSSMNFSGAQQRYLSQNVSSSFAFSQNKPLPHLSQDPPPYCPRNCEEFSYPNNSNEVAKSSHLINILINSHSEPIPSAVSSSDINFQYSERNKCLQGNIPTHSVEQIKNLKGAAQRYVPVLPSSAKSTGNTVKPNFQLAPSHQYRIPYSYVLQHSSSTGSFTPNQSDQEYMSPKTAQLIWGQQQNCHRPVPAEECSKVPLYQSINQLENFQQQNVSMPSAVKNVQKQVHPASLVSSNSVMSSQSQQFVPPQNVDIQKTLPPPHAIPSVYDRCAMQPVQNVQEQFTYASNENAQNQQQFFVFDANNDYFRKVCPQNNNPNGNQSSMNGSSKLCFYNKSNESSNTASSVNHKNAESNVSHNGVELQNVANSKQEFEHSYTGGGPFGIASCSDLSNQPPFADAQSSSIMKKDLAKDIRKLIKMRENYISFLENVRFKREIFLKSTNYETNISHVQPELTANQITPDKSSQQSNKPRTHHTAAKQKISAIVNKARQKQLPVLQSKSEERSGNTRTKNSSPQGINGTESDQQIDQGAPTLFQTNWTGLKFQTELNTSGSQQNDSEKSYGKSNFEQRVASSILNQADTKHLIRKEVSYISGSELQSNHHQNEGNNLISKVNLSNTCSAVTESKRESNQNVSLANFDVFLQTENLESWSSDKNTKNLSNGSDTNYLVVNQDMLRTVKDVSSETKNSFSKIENNSCTMEVLTSCLALWENPSRECEPQNRLDTNGASNQTSAEKHTVSLFESTTNPVYVDDQKTTVNNINTSVGDTVVQKRETSGTNLTKGFEPQVAIVSPLILSKAKSPIKEQENLVSLNLEKYPGLQESNICTLPADTKQKIMVDVSTMADIDVLETPATSPSKINVQLSKTAGVQPTSEKKTEVTEISDCFSNVNQSENGQSVLNMTTTNLNLEGFKSPVSQTHMKTSNLECQEECWLGKQDLNSGRAVISTDDEPFQISDICSLVEGNSFYNSQISKIFNTICLEQPERISKVVSEEMISYKKHEQDSNIIRKVCEPEVSLSEGKRSKLLSSVPVGKDTTTEKSNSSLDIASGCPVNKHGNGTDLENTSILSSSEHNSEPDLSQSDMCREKVTFDQELIDSESQSEITSEGENSSSDSKGVNPKGLAVDVLTQTKKENTCSDGTISAQCSDDQLSDLVREFPFGIQILPAVIKKCMTKKQNSVKSCSLDESMKEPDEGAVIGTPSLDDLEREDSETQIQITLLNSEQMSKFFPDLAAQPSSTAENYSQKESLTADPKVIVSPHKNSMLVTESEGKNTSSNKKFCCLFSWISSIYRGGPKCECSEARSVRILKESHPKVANIDAGRTSVLTKADSLLENKVMKPESISSLDKEMNMCSITLKEKEPDKVKHNQDLNSSKSNTMKEEKCIEQDSFKHHVKDLEDSQKFICNKNTHENRTLTKKLPIEADFPVKEQKSALDKLSVKRKRHATTISSEKKREKLIVQTSFLKSRSVKPEVKSSKTSHSHKERTTKAKELDFNISSTNGVNLATKLAQDSFQECSTSVTGKGTANKEKDSPKTEQMLAAGEICANKEKQCLVEKNAVTKENSHVSKEKDPCCNAIITQVNNVNLNFPNQNENLQPKPKRVLSIGEYLERRKQRENAKQNITQVTEETILNKINQPQHSGQNEKTQVNSEKCHQCNGNNTPGENLLTCQNVLDNNTYNPTKQPPCSDQFTTYNLNKIETSIPRNNENWSKHKSLDKHRHVSHPNKRETFKKISIKERAQRETDKSYLNRVSFKCTAQESISLTKLDLKFSSGYSECRKKADHAFKLKKNKIPFLEHPRSDKQNMLEFKLCPESLFQQKNVDDRSSFKTFEEKQKCPVEGIKSKKEDWYKNIPVKKRKIEMPLNQETATALLDSETRDSSLSPVDTESVRPVVQDSKATFQTFQKLYFEKRSKSLDSLPE, encoded by the coding sequence ATGGATTGGAATAGAAGACCAGAACAGAATGGCAGCAGTATGAACTTTTCTGGGGCACAGCAACGCTATTTGTCACAAAACGTTTccagttcatttgctttttctcaAAACAAACCATTGCCACATTTGTCTCAGGATCCTCCTCCTTACTGTCCAAGAAACTGTGAGGAGTTTTCATACCCTAACAATAGCAATGAAGTTGCCAAGTCATCACATCTTATTAATATTCTAATTAATAGCCATTCAGAACCAATACCATCTGCTGTGTCATCAAGTGACATTAACTTTCAGTATTCAGAAAGAAATAAATGTTTGCAAGGGAATATTCCAACACATTCAGTGGAACAGATTAAGAATTTGAAAGGAGCTGCACAAAGGTATGTGCCAGTCTTACCATCTAGTGCAAAAAGCACAGGAAATACTGTAAAACCCAACTTTCAGCTTGCACCATCACATCAGTATAGAATACCATATAGTTATGTGCTACAACATAGTTCTTCCACAGGAAGCTTTACACCTAATCAGAGTGATCAGGAATACATGTCTCCTAAGACAGCTCAGTTAATTTGGGGACAGCAACAAAACTGCCATAGACCTGTACCTGCTGAAGAATGTTCTAAAGTTCCTCTCTATCAATCAATAAATCAACTTGAAAATTTTCAGCAGCAAAATGTTTCCATGCCATCTGCTGTAAAGAATGTCCAGAAACAAGTACATCCTGCATCCTTGGTAAGTTCAAATTCAGTTATGTCATCTCAGTCGCAGCAATTTGTGCCACCTCAGAATGTAGATATACAAAAAACACTACCTCCACCACATGCAATACCTTCTGTATATGACAGATGTGCAATGCAACCAGTACAAAATGTTCAAGAACAATTTACGTATGCTTCCAATGAAAATGCCCAGAATCAGCAACAGTTTTTTGTATTTGATGCAAATAATGATTACTTTAGAAAAGTCTGTCCACAAAATAATAATCCTAATGGCAATCAGAGCAGTATGAATGGATCTTCAAAACTATGTTTTTATAATAAATCAAATGAATCTTCAAACACAGCCTCATCTGTAAATCACAAAAATGCAGAATCAAATGTGAGCCACAATGGAGTAGAACTGCAAAACGTGGCCAACAGTAAGCAAGAATTTGAACACAGCTACACTGGTGGTGGGCCATTTGGAATTGCAAGCTGTAGTGATTTGTCAAATCAGCCACCTTTTGCAGATGCCCAGAGTTCAAGTATAATGAAAAAAGACTTGGCTAAAGACATTAGAAAACTGATCAAAATGAGAGAAAACTATATAAGCTTTCTGGAAAACGTCAGATTTAAAAGGGAGATTTTCTTGAAGTCTACAAATTATGAAACTAATATTTCTCATGTACAACCTGAATTGACAGCCAACCAAATTACTCCAGACAAAAGCAGCCAGCAGTCAAACAAACCGAGAACACATCATACAGCTGCAAAACAGAAAATTTCTGCAATAGTAAATAAAGCTAGACAAAAACAACTGCCAGTGCTTCAAAGTAAATCTGAAGAAAGAAGTGGCAATACTCGGACAAAGAATTCTAGCCCTCAAGGAATAAATGGTACTGAGAGTGACCAACAGATTGATCAAGGAGCTCCTACATTATTTCAGACTAATTGGACCGGATTGAAATTCCAAACAGAGTTGAATACATCTGGCAGCCAACAGAATGATTCCGAGAAGAGTTATGGTAAAAGCAACTTTGAACAGAGGGTGGCCTCTTCAATTTTGAATCAAGCTGATACAAAACACTTAATTAGAAAAGAAGTTTCATATATCTCTGGGAGTGAGTTGCAGTCTAACCACCATCAGAATGAAGGAAACAATTTAATTTCTAAAGTAAATCTTTCCAATACATGTTCAGCAGTGACAGAAAGTAAAAGAGAGAGTAATCAGAATGTCAGTTTAGCGAATTTTGATGTATTTCTGCAGACTGAAAATCTTGAATCTTGGTCATCTGACAAAAACACTAAAAATCTAAGCAATGGTTCTGATACAAACTATTTAGTAGTAAACCAAGATATGTTGAGAACTGTTAAAGATGTATCTTCAGAAACCAAAAATTCATTCAGCAAAATAGAGAACAATAGTTGTACTATGGAAGTGTTAACATCATGCCTTGCATTGTGGGAAAATCCTTCCAGAGAATGTGAACCCCAAAACAGGCTCGATACAAATGGAGCATCAAATCAAACTTCAGCTGAGAAACATACAGTTTCTTTGTTCGAAAGTACAACAAATCCAGTATATGTGGATGACCAAAAAACTACTGTGAATAATATAAACACATCTGTGGGTGATACTGTTGTACAAAAACGTGAAACTTCAGGTACTAATTTGACAAAAGGTTTTGAACCTCAAGTTGCCATAGTTTCTCCTTTAATACTTTCAAAGGCAAAAAGTCCTATTAAAGAACAAGAAAACCTAGTATCTTTAAATTTAGAAAAGTATCCAGGCCTTCAAGAAAGCAATATATGTACCTTGCCTGCAGACACTAAGCAAAAAATAATGGTAGATGTTTCAACTATGGCTGACATTGATGTGTTGGAAACACCAGCTACTTCTCCAtctaaaattaatgtgcagcTTTCAAAAACTGCAGGTGTACAGCCAACATCTGAGAAAAAGACTGAAGTGACAGAAATTTCAGATTGTTTTAGTAATGTGAATCAAAGTGAGAATGGACAATCAGTTTTGAACATGACTACAACGAACCTAAATTTAGAAGGCTTTAAGTCTCCTGTATCTCAAACCCATATGAAAACTTCAAATCTGGAGTGTCAAGAAGAGTGTTGGCTTGGCAAGCAGGACTTGAACTCTGGTAGAGCTGTAATTTCCACAGATGACGAACCATTCCAAATTTCTGATATTTGTTCATTAGTTGAAGGAAATTCATTTTATAATTCACAAATTTCTAAAATTTTTAATACTATTTGTTTAGAACAGCCAGAAAGAATTTCTAAGGTTGTATCAGAAGAAATGATTTCATATAAAAAACATGAGCAAGACTCAAATATAATTAGAAAGGTATGTGAACCAGAAGTCTCTCTTTCTGAAGGAAAAAGGTCTAAACTGTTGTCTAGTGTTCCAGTAGGAAAAGATACCACTACCGAAAAATCAAACTCGTCACTGGATATTGCTTCTGGATGTCCTGTGAACAAACATGGAAATGGTACTGATTTGGAAAATACAAGTATTCTGTCTTCCTCAGAACACAATAGTGAACCAGACTTAAGCCAATCAGACATGTGTAGAGAAAAGGTGACCTTTGATCAGGAATTGATTGATTCAGAAAGCCAGTCTGAAATTACTAGTGAAGGAGAGAATAGCAGTTCTGACAGTAAAGGTGTGAACCCCAAAGGATTGGCAGTTGATGTTCTTactcaaacaaaaaaagaaaatacttgtTCTGATGGAACAATCTCAGCACAATGTTCGGATGATCAACTTTCTGATCTTGTAAGAGAGTTTCCTTTTGGTATCCAAATTTTACCAGCTGTAATTAAAAAGTGTATGACCAAAAAACAGAACTCTGTAAAAAGCTGTTCTCTTGATGAGAGTATGAAAGAACCAGATGAAGGAGCTGTCATCGGTACTCCCAGTCTTGACGATCTTGAGAGAGAGGATTCTgaaactcaaatacaaattacaCTATTGAATTCCGAACAAATGAGTAAATTTTTTCCTGATTTGGCAGCTCAGCCTTCCAGCACAGCAGAGAATTATAGTCAAAAGGAATCTTTAACTGCCGACCCAAAAGTCATAGTAAGCCCTCACAAGAACAGTATGTTGGTAACAGAGAGCGAAGGTAAAAATACCAGTTCTAATAAAAAATTTTGTTGTTTGTTTAGTTGGATTTCCTCTATTTATAGAGGAGGGCCAAAATGTGAATGTTCTGAAGCAAGAAGTGTACGTATCCTCAAGGAATCGCATCCTAAAGTGGCAAACATTGATGCTGGTAGAACATCTGTTCTAACAAAGGCTGATAGTTTGTTGGAAAATAAGGTTATGAAACCTGAAAGCATTTCCTCACTTGATAAAGAAATGAACATGTGTAGCATAACTCTTAAAGAAAAGGAGCCTGATAAAGTTAAACATAACCAGGATTTAAATTCAAGCAAAAGTAACACTATGAAAGAAGAAAAATGTATAGAGCAGGATAGTTTCAAACATCATGTAAAAGATTTAGAAGATTCACAGAAATTCATATGTAATAAAAATACTCATGAAAATAGAACCCTAACCAAAAAACTGCCTATAGAAGCTGATTTTCCAGTAAAAGAGCAGAAATCTGCATTGGATAAATTATCAGTAAAGAGAAAACGTCATGCCACCACCATAtcttcagaaaagaaaagagaaaaactgaTTGTTCAAACATCTTTCTTAAAGTCCAGAAGTGTGAAACCTGAAGTTAAATCATCAAAAACGTCTCATTCTCACAAAGAAAGAACGACGAAAGCTAAGGAACTGGATTTCAATATAAGTAGTACAAATGGAGTTAACTTGGCCACCAAACTAGCACAGGATTCCTTTCAAGAATGTTCTACATCTGTGACAGGAAAAGGTACTGCAAATAAAGAAAAGGATTCCCCAAAAACGGAACAGATGCTTGCAGCAGGTGAAATATGTGCAAATAAAGAAAAGCAATGTCTAGTGGAAAAAAATGCTGTTACCAAAGAAAACAGTCATGTAAGTAAAGAAAAGGACCCTTGCTGTAATGCAATCATAACTCAAGTAAACAATGTTAATTTAAATTTCCCAAATCAGAATGAAAATTTGCAGCCGAAACCAAAGAGAGTCTTGAGTATAGGTGAATACCTGGAAAGACGAAAGCAGAGAGAAAATGCTAAGCAAAACATAACACAGGTGACTGAAGAAACTATACTGAATAAAATCAATCAACCTCAACATTCAGGGCAAAATGAGAAGACACAAGTTAATTCAGAAAAATGTCACCAATGCAACGGCAATAATACCCCAGGAGAAAATTTGTTGACATGCCAAAATGTGTTGGACAATAACACCTATAACCCAACAAAACAGCCTCCCTGTTCTGATCAGTTTACAACttataatttaaataaaattgaGACAAGCATTCCACGAAACAATGAAAATTGGTCAAAGCATAAGAGTTTGGATAAACATAGGCATGTGTCTCATCCGAATAAAAGAGAGACATTCAAGAAGATTTCAATTAAAGAAAGAGCTCAAAGAGAAACGGATAAGAGTTACCTGAATAGAGTatcattcaagtgtacagcacaggAAAGCATAAGCCTTACAAAACTTGACTTGAAATTTTCATCTGGGTATTCTGAATGTAGGAAGAAGGCAGACCATGCTTTTaagttgaaaaaaaacaaaattccctTTTTAGAGCATCCCAGAAGTGATAAACAAAACATGTTGGAATTTAAATTGTGCCCGGAGTCTTTGTTTCAGCAAAAGAATGTGGATGATAGATCAAGTTTCAAAACATttgaagagaaacagaaatgtccaGTTGAAG